A single Endozoicomonas sp. NE40 DNA region contains:
- a CDS encoding efflux RND transporter periplasmic adaptor subunit gives MKSGRWILTLLLCTLLTGSLAGYKILEIRSAIAFAESLPEYSETVQTARARAVTHQPAIQVMGEVVQPGHLTLRNELSGRIVAIRAKPSEPVRQGQVLLQQDTSEERAKINSAKARLELAQLEYQRLSKLRKSNSASQAELDKATVQLQVIESELEVLNVAISKKTLKAPFDGVMGIHQLEQGSYLQPNTDIASFVGDSSWSWVEFSVPQFYALLEYGTTVVVQLAGSPFAGIKAEVIARDPVVSPGTRTHKYRAGFSTAENSHAYNHFAHNSSVLVTLPDGKPQAVIAVPLEAVQYDETGAFVYLLHPDNKAGGFRAERRRVTVDTHDNNRVMITEGLQEGEILAADGAFKLKPGLLVYPDKNDNSQTVSGI, from the coding sequence ATGAAATCAGGTCGCTGGATACTGACCCTGCTACTGTGTACCCTTCTGACCGGCAGTCTTGCCGGTTATAAAATTCTTGAGATCCGTTCCGCCATTGCCTTTGCCGAAAGCCTTCCTGAATACTCAGAAACGGTGCAGACGGCCCGGGCTCGTGCCGTTACTCATCAACCAGCCATTCAGGTAATGGGAGAGGTGGTACAGCCTGGACACCTTACCCTCCGCAATGAGTTGTCGGGTCGTATTGTTGCCATCAGGGCAAAGCCTTCAGAACCGGTCAGGCAGGGACAGGTTCTGTTGCAACAGGACACCAGCGAGGAAAGGGCAAAAATCAATTCAGCCAAGGCCCGGCTTGAACTGGCACAGCTGGAATACCAGCGGCTGAGTAAACTGCGTAAAAGCAACAGTGCCAGTCAGGCCGAACTGGACAAAGCGACGGTTCAGTTGCAGGTCATTGAGTCTGAGCTGGAAGTGCTGAACGTTGCCATCAGTAAGAAAACGCTTAAGGCGCCTTTCGATGGTGTGATGGGTATCCATCAGCTGGAGCAGGGCAGTTATCTTCAGCCCAATACAGATATCGCCAGTTTTGTCGGTGACAGTTCATGGTCGTGGGTAGAGTTTTCGGTTCCACAGTTTTATGCGCTACTGGAATACGGAACGACTGTTGTCGTTCAGTTAGCCGGCTCCCCGTTTGCAGGTATTAAAGCTGAAGTCATTGCAAGAGACCCGGTCGTCTCGCCCGGTACCCGCACCCATAAATACCGGGCGGGCTTTTCAACAGCCGAGAACAGCCATGCTTATAACCACTTTGCCCACAACAGCTCTGTTCTGGTGACACTGCCTGACGGGAAGCCACAGGCTGTCATTGCTGTTCCTCTGGAAGCAGTCCAGTACGATGAGACAGGTGCATTTGTCTATCTATTGCACCCTGACAACAAAGCAGGTGGTTTTCGTGCCGAACGCCGTAGGGTAACGGTCGACACGCACGACAACAACCGTGTGATGATTACAGAAGGGCTGCAGGAGGGTGAAATCCTCGCTGCTGACGGTGCTTTTAAACTCAAGCCAGGGCTTTTGGTTTACCCGGATAAAAACGACAACAGCCAGACGGTTTCCGGAATCTGA
- a CDS encoding DoxX family protein, which produces MNLLKITDIIFQRITGPLIPLFLLFTRIWVAWVFFKSGMVKYNSWDSTLYLFQYEYQVPLLPWKIAAYTGAAAELILPVFLALGLFTRPAALALFVFNTITVMSYPVLWEKGFLDHQLWGLMMLINLFWGGGMISIDHLTGCRSER; this is translated from the coding sequence TTGAACCTTCTCAAAATCACCGACATTATTTTCCAGCGCATCACAGGACCATTGATCCCGTTATTTCTTTTATTCACCCGAATCTGGGTCGCCTGGGTCTTCTTCAAGTCCGGGATGGTGAAATACAATAGCTGGGACAGCACACTTTACCTGTTCCAGTACGAATATCAGGTACCGCTGCTGCCCTGGAAAATCGCCGCTTACACAGGCGCTGCTGCTGAGCTGATCCTGCCAGTCTTTCTGGCTCTGGGCCTGTTCACCCGACCAGCAGCACTGGCACTGTTCGTGTTCAATACCATTACGGTAATGTCTTACCCGGTGCTATGGGAGAAAGGATTCCTCGATCACCAGTTATGGGGGCTTATGATGCTGATCAACCTGTTCTGGGGCGGTGGTATGATTTCCATCGATCATTTGACTGGCTGCCGGTCTGAGAGATAA
- a CDS encoding DNA-binding domain-containing protein — protein MGCQQQDNLQQLQQDFAEALHYRPSPVSKRVAAGRLAPEQRIQIYRNNFIISLSEVLEATYPCCKAVVGDECFAQLARQHVLTLPLKEGNVTDYGDHFVETISSQTPVIEAVPYIADLARLEWLVDRASQHVANASHFPFEQLALITEDNFSQLALEVAEPVYFFDSEHPVASLWQMITSDQIESMDITRPESVIIQHRQQGMKVIATTPSATELLRLCQQGQPLGEADDSMLTQLSELVQQHLFTRIHGLPEGEYAD, from the coding sequence ATGGGATGCCAACAACAGGATAACCTTCAGCAGCTACAGCAGGACTTTGCCGAAGCCTTACACTACCGGCCAAGCCCGGTCAGTAAGAGGGTTGCGGCCGGGCGGCTTGCTCCGGAGCAGCGGATACAGATATATCGCAATAATTTTATTATCAGCCTGTCGGAGGTGCTGGAAGCTACCTATCCTTGTTGCAAGGCCGTGGTGGGAGACGAGTGCTTTGCCCAACTCGCCCGCCAGCATGTCCTGACCCTGCCTTTGAAGGAAGGGAACGTGACCGATTACGGTGATCATTTTGTCGAGACGATTTCCAGCCAAACACCGGTGATTGAAGCTGTGCCTTATATTGCCGATTTAGCCCGGCTTGAATGGCTGGTCGACAGAGCCAGCCAGCATGTTGCCAATGCGTCACACTTCCCGTTTGAGCAGTTGGCCCTGATCACCGAAGATAATTTCAGCCAACTGGCACTTGAGGTTGCCGAGCCTGTCTATTTCTTCGACTCGGAACATCCTGTCGCCAGCTTATGGCAGATGATCACCAGCGACCAGATTGAATCAATGGATATTACACGACCAGAGTCGGTCATTATCCAGCACCGTCAACAGGGGATGAAGGTGATCGCAACAACCCCTTCCGCGACCGAACTTCTGCGTCTATGCCAGCAGGGTCAGCCACTGGGTGAAGCCGATGATTCCATGCTGACACAGCTGAGCGAGCTGGTTCAACAACACCTTTTCACCCGAATCCACGGCTTGCCTGAAGGAGAGTACGCAGATTGA
- a CDS encoding DUF692 domain-containing protein, translated as MSKLSPHKMVGLGLRSPHIHQFISEQPEIGWLEVHSENFFTPHSVARQQLRDIASLYPVSCHGIGMSLGSADKLDKQHLAQLRRLVNEINPIAVSEHLSWSSVNGQFFNDLLPLPYTEEALTHFCLKVDQVQETLNRQLLVENPSSYLSFNHSTIPEWTFLSAVQKRTGCGLLLDLNNIYVSSFNHDFDCQVYLDAIDPLSVKEIHLAGFTVRQLEQGEVWIDTHSRPVSEPVWQLYRHWVRQHLSQLGSIPTLIEWDLDIPELDILLGEASKAQQILVEETFFEGTLIEETLIEERVHGMPTTG; from the coding sequence GTGAGCAAGCTATCCCCTCACAAGATGGTAGGGCTAGGGCTTCGCTCACCCCACATCCATCAGTTTATTTCTGAGCAGCCGGAGATCGGGTGGCTGGAAGTTCACAGCGAGAACTTCTTTACTCCCCACTCGGTCGCCCGGCAGCAGCTCAGGGATATCGCCAGTCTCTACCCGGTCAGCTGCCACGGGATCGGGATGTCACTTGGCTCTGCCGACAAGCTGGATAAACAACATCTGGCCCAACTCAGGCGGCTAGTGAATGAAATTAATCCTATAGCCGTTTCCGAACACCTGAGCTGGAGTTCAGTCAATGGGCAGTTCTTTAACGACCTGCTGCCCCTGCCCTATACCGAGGAGGCGCTGACCCACTTTTGTCTGAAGGTTGACCAGGTACAGGAAACCCTGAACCGTCAGCTTCTGGTCGAAAATCCGTCCAGCTACCTGAGTTTTAACCATTCAACAATTCCTGAGTGGACGTTTCTGAGCGCAGTTCAGAAACGCACCGGATGCGGACTGCTGCTCGATCTCAACAATATCTATGTCAGCAGCTTCAACCACGATTTTGATTGCCAGGTTTACCTTGATGCCATTGACCCGCTCTCAGTCAAAGAGATCCATCTGGCAGGGTTTACCGTCAGGCAACTAGAACAGGGGGAGGTCTGGATAGATACCCATAGTCGTCCAGTCAGTGAACCGGTCTGGCAGCTCTATCGACATTGGGTTCGCCAGCATTTGAGCCAATTGGGGAGTATTCCTACCTTGATTGAGTGGGATCTGGATATTCCCGAACTCGACATCCTGCTCGGCGAAGCCAGCAAAGCGCAGCAAATTCTTGTTGAGGAGACTTTTTTTGAGGGAACTCTTATTGAGGAAACTCTTATTGAGGAGAGAGTCCATGGGATGCCAACAACAGGATAA
- a CDS encoding DUF2282 domain-containing protein gives MKKATNIALAAAITSLVALAGTAVTTASAADKSDKKEKCYGVAKAGMNDCATKTSSCSGTSKTDGQGDAFIMVPKGLCDRLAGGSAKPKNP, from the coding sequence ATGAAAAAGGCCACCAACATTGCCCTGGCCGCTGCTATAACCAGCCTGGTCGCGCTAGCCGGTACCGCCGTAACGACCGCGTCAGCCGCAGACAAATCAGATAAAAAAGAAAAATGCTATGGAGTGGCAAAAGCAGGCATGAATGACTGCGCCACCAAAACCAGCTCCTGCTCCGGTACATCGAAAACCGATGGCCAGGGAGATGCTTTCATTATGGTTCCAAAAGGCTTGTGTGATCGTCTTGCGGGCGGTTCAGCCAAACCAAAAAATCCTTAG
- a CDS encoding MerR family transcriptional regulator, whose amino-acid sequence MLTVTQLARKYHLSRTTILYYEREGLLLPHSRSQNGYRWYGDNELKKLETILAYRSYGVPIREIASILDRDEDIEQERILRNQFASLEQEIQKLRQQQKAIVLLLEQPTLLEQQMVNKERWTDIMKAAGFDEEAMKNWHKQFEKMEPEAHQEFLESLSIDKEEIRQIRAWSRS is encoded by the coding sequence ATGCTTACTGTTACCCAGTTGGCCAGAAAGTATCATCTATCCAGAACCACCATTCTTTACTACGAGCGTGAAGGGCTGTTGTTGCCCCATTCCCGGTCGCAGAATGGCTATCGCTGGTATGGAGACAATGAACTTAAAAAACTGGAAACGATTCTGGCTTATCGCTCCTATGGTGTGCCAATCCGGGAGATAGCATCGATTCTCGATCGTGATGAAGACATAGAGCAGGAGCGCATTTTGCGAAATCAGTTTGCTTCTCTTGAACAGGAGATTCAAAAACTGCGTCAGCAGCAAAAAGCGATTGTGCTGTTACTGGAACAACCTACTTTACTGGAGCAACAAATGGTTAATAAAGAGCGCTGGACCGACATCATGAAAGCGGCAGGTTTTGATGAAGAAGCTATGAAGAACTGGCATAAGCAGTTTGAAAAAATGGAGCCGGAAGCTCATCAGGAATTTCTTGAGTCCCTGAGTATCGATAAAGAAGAGATCAGGCAGATTCGCGCCTGGTCCAGAAGCTAA
- a CDS encoding GFA family protein, translating into MAKYSGGCNHIHTHANAEPIDNHICHCSVCKQVTGQDTTHVVFFKHGDIVSDNLDHLNRQPFNKNNPDGPLELCTCSTCGTPIMLNDKLGRIRAIVPNLMGYNAEQMPATYHAFFDPATGAETPKDGRPVYEGLRPDFVWPEPMA; encoded by the coding sequence ATGGCTAAATATTCTGGTGGCTGTAATCACATTCACACCCACGCTAACGCTGAACCGATTGACAATCACATTTGTCATTGCTCGGTATGCAAACAGGTCACCGGACAGGACACCACTCACGTTGTTTTCTTTAAACACGGCGATATTGTTTCAGACAACCTCGATCACTTAAATCGGCAACCCTTTAATAAGAACAATCCGGACGGCCCTCTGGAACTCTGTACCTGCTCCACCTGTGGAACCCCTATTATGCTGAACGATAAGCTGGGCCGCATTCGTGCTATTGTTCCTAATCTTATGGGGTACAACGCTGAACAGATGCCTGCGACTTACCATGCTTTTTTTGACCCTGCCACCGGCGCAGAGACTCCCAAAGACGGTCGTCCTGTCTATGAAGGCTTACGTCCTGATTTTGTCTGGCCTGAGCCAATGGCCTGA
- the purE gene encoding 5-(carboxyamino)imidazole ribonucleotide mutase, which translates to MTLVQIIMGSRSDWPTMQKAAELLDQLQVPWTARVVSAHRTPDRLSSFARQAADKGCKVIIAGAGGAAHLPGMVAAMTHLPVIGVPVRSKALNGLDSLLSIVQMPKGVAVATQAIGEAGAANAGLMAAQILATSDESLARRLIEWRRQQTEQVPEDVE; encoded by the coding sequence ATGACCCTTGTGCAAATTATCATGGGTTCCCGTTCAGACTGGCCCACAATGCAAAAGGCCGCTGAACTGTTAGATCAGCTTCAGGTTCCCTGGACCGCCAGGGTGGTGTCTGCACATCGTACCCCTGACCGACTATCCAGCTTTGCCAGACAAGCTGCGGATAAAGGTTGCAAAGTCATTATTGCCGGTGCTGGTGGTGCTGCCCATCTCCCCGGTATGGTGGCTGCCATGACACATCTGCCGGTGATTGGTGTGCCGGTCAGAAGCAAGGCCCTGAATGGTCTTGATAGCCTGCTCTCCATTGTTCAGATGCCCAAAGGCGTTGCTGTAGCGACTCAGGCCATTGGTGAAGCCGGTGCAGCCAATGCCGGCCTGATGGCAGCCCAGATTCTTGCCACCTCGGATGAAAGTCTTGCCCGGCGGCTTATTGAGTGGCGTCGACAGCAGACAGAGCAGGTACCGGAGGATGTCGAGTAA
- a CDS encoding 5-(carboxyamino)imidazole ribonucleotide synthase, whose product MKVGILGCGQLSRMLALAGWPMGFRFSFLADPDEPVRCVEGLGPVVRQDGLMTARDVYVAMGSPDVITVERESVCVPLLRQLKTFCPVYPDPEIVWAIQNRHREKTLVADLGIPLSPWEVFREHEPVQEAIARIGGFPVVIKSTEDGYDGHNQWVIDNSEQLEAFEKERETLLQKPASKGIHEWIVEKKIVFDREISVIGARTSNGNIVMYTSGENHHNKGILVHSVIPAPDLSELLHNKARDYISRLLQETGYVGVLAVECFVAGNELLVNELAPRVHNSGHWTMDGAATSQFENHLRAIASLPLGSTAHQGGVVGMYNLLGQKHSDDSRVPDQFIAQGTYLHWYNKISRPGRKLGHLNILAENEEELGGSFESLKSQWT is encoded by the coding sequence ATGAAGGTTGGAATCTTAGGTTGTGGGCAGCTTTCAAGAATGCTGGCACTGGCAGGCTGGCCTATGGGCTTCCGGTTCAGTTTTCTCGCCGATCCGGACGAGCCGGTTCGCTGTGTAGAGGGGCTTGGGCCTGTTGTCCGGCAGGATGGTTTGATGACTGCCCGCGATGTATATGTGGCGATGGGTAGCCCGGATGTTATTACGGTTGAACGGGAGTCAGTCTGCGTACCGCTGTTAAGACAGTTGAAGACGTTTTGCCCTGTTTACCCGGATCCGGAAATTGTCTGGGCGATACAGAACCGACACCGGGAAAAAACGCTGGTGGCTGATCTTGGCATTCCTTTGTCGCCGTGGGAAGTATTCCGGGAGCATGAACCTGTTCAGGAGGCTATTGCCAGAATTGGCGGATTTCCTGTGGTTATTAAATCCACAGAAGATGGTTACGACGGGCATAATCAGTGGGTTATCGACAACAGTGAACAGTTGGAAGCGTTCGAAAAAGAGCGTGAAACCCTTCTTCAGAAACCAGCCTCTAAAGGCATCCATGAATGGATTGTCGAAAAGAAAATAGTGTTTGATCGTGAGATTTCAGTGATTGGTGCGCGTACGTCTAATGGGAATATCGTGATGTATACGTCGGGTGAAAATCATCACAACAAAGGCATTCTTGTCCATTCAGTGATTCCGGCTCCGGACCTGTCTGAACTACTACATAATAAAGCCCGGGATTATATCAGTCGTTTGTTGCAGGAGACCGGTTATGTAGGCGTGCTGGCAGTAGAGTGTTTTGTTGCAGGTAATGAATTGCTGGTTAACGAGCTGGCACCACGGGTACATAACAGTGGTCACTGGACGATGGATGGCGCTGCCACGAGCCAGTTTGAAAACCATCTTAGGGCAATTGCCAGCTTACCGCTGGGCAGTACTGCTCATCAGGGCGGAGTGGTTGGTATGTATAACCTGCTGGGGCAGAAGCATTCAGACGACAGCCGGGTACCTGATCAGTTCATTGCACAGGGAACCTATCTTCACTGGTACAACAAAATTTCAAGACCAGGGCGCAAGCTGGGACACCTGAATATTCTTGCTGAGAATGAGGAAGAACTGGGCGGCTCTTTTGAGTCTCTGAAAAGTCAGTGGACGTAA
- a CDS encoding NUDIX hydrolase → MNSSGSDIIPNFLRACMHILRTSQHPDINDLTGAILHRKAARGIILDGSNILLMYTERYHDYSLPGGGIDEGEALEEGLVRELEEETGARNIRDIEPLGIYEEYRPWHKPEHAVMHMLSYCYFCTIDTELGEPRFEDYEIANGMQVVWINIHEAIEHNKAIIANSDKKGLSVERETWLLEKVADIRRL, encoded by the coding sequence GTGAACAGTAGCGGTTCAGATATTATCCCGAACTTTTTGCGAGCCTGTATGCACATTCTTCGAACCAGCCAGCATCCGGATATTAATGACCTGACCGGCGCAATACTGCACAGAAAAGCTGCCCGGGGCATTATTCTGGATGGCAGCAATATTCTGCTGATGTATACCGAAAGGTATCACGATTACAGTTTGCCCGGCGGTGGAATTGATGAAGGTGAGGCGCTCGAAGAAGGACTGGTTCGGGAACTGGAAGAAGAAACCGGCGCCCGAAATATCCGGGATATTGAGCCTCTGGGTATCTACGAAGAGTATCGTCCGTGGCATAAGCCGGAACACGCTGTTATGCACATGTTGTCGTATTGCTATTTCTGCACCATTGATACCGAATTGGGCGAACCCCGGTTTGAAGACTATGAAATAGCCAATGGAATGCAGGTGGTGTGGATCAATATCCACGAGGCCATAGAACACAATAAAGCCATTATTGCGAACAGCGACAAAAAAGGTCTGTCGGTTGAACGGGAAACCTGGCTGCTGGAGAAGGTTGCTGATATACGAAGATTGTAG
- a CDS encoding NADP-dependent oxidoreductase, giving the protein MTIKNNREIHLQRRPSGMPVAEDFKLVSTPLAGVKKGEVLIRNLWMSVDPYMRGRMIDRKSYIPPFALGAVLEGGAIGEVIESDNPAFAVGQKVAHMSGWREYYISNGEDLQPLPESPVPDQAFLGVLGMPGMTAYTGLLKIGELKQNDNVFVSAASGAVGSIVCQIAKLKGCYVVGSVGSDAKAEYLTSELGVDAAINYKTSKDLSADLAAACPNGIDVYFENVGGAHLEAALNVINDHGRIAVCGMIDQYNAEEPVPGPTNLAMIIIKKLKIQGFIVFEHWDEYPAFVQQMSQWILEEKVRYRETVYEGIELAPEAFMGLFTGKNTGKMLVKLA; this is encoded by the coding sequence ATGACTATTAAAAATAATCGGGAAATTCATTTACAACGCCGTCCGTCAGGCATGCCTGTCGCTGAAGACTTCAAGCTGGTGTCAACACCTCTTGCCGGGGTGAAAAAAGGCGAGGTGCTGATCAGAAACCTGTGGATGTCGGTTGATCCCTACATGCGTGGTCGAATGATTGACCGCAAAAGTTATATACCCCCCTTTGCACTGGGTGCCGTACTGGAGGGCGGTGCAATTGGTGAAGTGATCGAGTCCGACAATCCGGCTTTTGCAGTTGGTCAGAAAGTCGCTCATATGAGTGGCTGGCGGGAATATTACATCAGCAACGGTGAAGACCTTCAGCCTCTGCCGGAGTCCCCGGTTCCTGATCAGGCATTTCTTGGTGTTCTGGGCATGCCGGGTATGACTGCTTACACCGGCCTGCTGAAAATCGGTGAGCTGAAACAAAACGACAACGTATTTGTTTCAGCTGCTTCAGGCGCTGTGGGCTCGATCGTCTGCCAGATTGCCAAACTGAAAGGTTGTTATGTAGTTGGTAGCGTGGGTTCAGATGCCAAGGCAGAGTACCTCACCAGTGAACTGGGAGTTGACGCAGCCATTAACTACAAAACCAGTAAAGACCTGTCTGCTGATCTTGCAGCTGCCTGTCCGAATGGAATTGATGTTTATTTTGAAAATGTTGGTGGCGCACATCTGGAAGCCGCTCTCAACGTTATAAATGACCACGGACGTATTGCAGTGTGTGGGATGATTGATCAGTACAATGCCGAAGAACCGGTGCCTGGACCAACCAATCTGGCAATGATCATTATAAAGAAACTAAAGATTCAGGGCTTTATCGTCTTTGAACACTGGGATGAATACCCTGCGTTTGTCCAACAAATGAGTCAATGGATTCTTGAAGAAAAGGTTCGCTACAGGGAAACCGTTTATGAAGGCATTGAGTTAGCGCCAGAGGCCTTTATGGGACTGTTTACTGGCAAGAATACCGGAAAGATGCTGGTAAAACTGGCCTGA
- the adhP gene encoding alcohol dehydrogenase AdhP, with protein sequence MKAAVAHNFKEPLKIEDVPVPEVGPNNVLVNIKACGVCHTDLHACHGDWPVKPTMPLIPGHEGVGVVTEVGSQVTHLKKGSRVGVPFLYSACGYCDYCLEGKETLCPDVVYGGYMVNGGYAEYCLADARYVVEIPDGLSFIDAAPLFCAGVTSYKALKVSNTKPGDWVSIVGAGGLGHLAIQYAKAMGLNVVAVDTGADVEKLCLDLGADHFIDFMKEKPEEKIQKLLNTGVHAAICTAVSKAGFDSAYASTRRGGTLVLVGLPPDELPIPIFDTVLNGVTIVGSIVGTRRDLAECLDFGAQGKVKTNIEVRSLDEINQIFDQMEKNEITGRIVMDMA encoded by the coding sequence ATGAAAGCTGCCGTTGCACATAACTTTAAAGAACCGTTAAAAATTGAAGACGTACCTGTACCGGAAGTCGGTCCTAATAATGTTCTGGTTAATATCAAGGCATGTGGTGTCTGCCATACAGACCTTCATGCCTGCCATGGTGACTGGCCGGTAAAACCTACCATGCCGCTGATTCCGGGGCATGAAGGTGTAGGCGTTGTCACTGAAGTTGGCAGTCAGGTGACTCACCTGAAAAAAGGCAGTCGCGTGGGTGTTCCATTTCTCTACTCAGCCTGTGGATATTGTGACTACTGTCTGGAAGGCAAAGAAACACTTTGCCCGGATGTCGTCTACGGTGGATATATGGTGAATGGGGGTTATGCCGAATACTGTCTTGCCGATGCCCGCTATGTCGTTGAAATTCCTGATGGCCTGTCGTTTATTGATGCCGCACCGCTGTTTTGTGCAGGGGTCACCTCTTATAAAGCACTGAAGGTCAGCAACACCAAGCCAGGTGACTGGGTGTCTATTGTGGGTGCCGGTGGTCTGGGGCATCTGGCCATTCAGTATGCCAAGGCTATGGGCCTGAATGTGGTTGCAGTCGATACCGGAGCCGACGTAGAGAAGCTTTGTCTGGATCTGGGTGCCGATCATTTTATTGATTTTATGAAGGAAAAGCCGGAAGAAAAGATTCAGAAGCTTCTCAATACCGGTGTCCATGCTGCTATCTGTACCGCAGTCTCTAAAGCAGGTTTTGACAGTGCCTACGCTTCAACCCGCAGGGGAGGGACACTGGTGCTGGTTGGTCTGCCACCCGATGAGCTGCCAATCCCCATTTTTGATACGGTTCTGAACGGTGTCACTATTGTCGGCTCCATCGTAGGAACCCGAAGGGATCTGGCTGAATGCCTTGATTTTGGCGCCCAGGGTAAAGTTAAAACCAATATCGAGGTCAGAAGTCTGGATGAGATTAACCAGATTTTTGATCAGATGGAGAAAAACGAGATTACTGGTCGTATTGTAATGGATATGGCTTAG
- the fghA gene encoding S-formylglutathione hydrolase, which translates to MEQLSVTRVFEGDLHRYKHSSSSTSTDMVFAIYLPPQAKKNPVPVVYWLSGLTCTDENFTQKAGAFKMAARLGLAIVCPDTSPRGLDLPGEHDSYDFGSGAGFYVDATQSPWSDHYRMYSYVVEELPALIEGSFAVSGKKAISGHSMGGHGALVIYLRNPGAYTSVSAFSPIVHPTVVPWGQKAFQNYLGDDKSLWGNYDATLLVQQAKASAPILIDQGSSDSFLEEQLQPDHFKTACAKANVPLTLNLRAGYDHSYYFISSFIDNHLEFHASKLTG; encoded by the coding sequence ATGGAACAGTTATCTGTCACCAGAGTCTTTGAAGGCGATCTGCATCGATATAAGCATTCATCGTCGTCGACTTCAACGGACATGGTGTTTGCTATTTATCTGCCCCCACAGGCAAAGAAAAATCCAGTTCCTGTCGTTTACTGGCTTTCGGGATTAACCTGTACTGATGAAAATTTCACCCAGAAAGCCGGTGCATTCAAAATGGCAGCCCGGCTGGGCCTGGCGATAGTCTGCCCTGATACCAGCCCCCGGGGGCTGGATCTGCCTGGCGAACACGACAGCTACGACTTTGGCTCCGGGGCAGGCTTTTATGTCGATGCCACTCAGTCTCCCTGGTCTGATCATTACCGGATGTACAGTTATGTCGTCGAGGAGTTGCCAGCGTTGATTGAGGGCTCTTTTGCGGTCTCCGGAAAGAAAGCCATCAGTGGGCATTCGATGGGTGGGCATGGTGCGCTGGTGATCTACCTGCGAAACCCCGGAGCCTATACTTCGGTATCAGCGTTCTCCCCTATTGTTCATCCCACGGTCGTACCCTGGGGACAGAAAGCCTTTCAGAACTATCTGGGAGACGATAAAAGCCTTTGGGGCAACTACGATGCAACCCTGCTGGTGCAGCAGGCTAAGGCCAGTGCCCCAATTCTTATCGACCAGGGCAGCAGTGACTCATTCCTTGAAGAGCAGCTGCAGCCTGATCATTTCAAAACAGCCTGTGCTAAAGCCAATGTTCCCTTAACGCTGAACCTGAGGGCTGGCTATGACCACAGTTACTATTTCATATCCAGCTTTATCGACAACCATCTTGAGTTTCATGCAAGCAAACTCACTGGCTGA